Proteins encoded within one genomic window of Nordella sp. HKS 07:
- a CDS encoding DUF5681 domain-containing protein: MAGDATNTEGDETHVGYGRPPKSTRFRKGQSGNPAGKLKGTRNRRDFPGEQLRALLLKEAYRPVKVKVGRKEVTMPLAQAVIRSLTDAATKGEARAQTTFFKMLSASEAEAAAAAKEETPDEMPEPEVPEFEIQIVDVVDGRPVPAEVIYPDELEENGEGTRTGG; the protein is encoded by the coding sequence ATGGCCGGCGACGCAACGAACACCGAAGGCGACGAAACTCACGTCGGTTATGGCCGCCCGCCCAAATCGACACGTTTCCGCAAGGGCCAGTCGGGCAATCCGGCGGGAAAGCTCAAGGGGACCCGGAACCGGCGTGACTTTCCTGGCGAGCAGCTGCGTGCGCTGTTGCTCAAGGAGGCCTATCGGCCGGTCAAGGTGAAGGTCGGACGGAAGGAGGTCACCATGCCGCTGGCCCAGGCGGTGATCAGATCACTCACCGACGCCGCCACCAAAGGCGAGGCGCGGGCGCAGACCACTTTCTTCAAGATGCTGAGCGCCAGCGAGGCCGAGGCCGCGGCAGCGGCGAAGGAAGAGACGCCCGATGAAATGCCCGAGCCGGAAGTGCCGGAGTTCGAGATACAAATTGTCGATGTCGTCGACGGCCGTCCTGTGCCGGCGGAGGTGATTTATCCGGACGAGCTGGAGGAGAATGGTGAGGGGACGCGAACTGGCGGGTGA
- a CDS encoding gamma-glutamylcyclotransferase yields the protein MTKAPKRRVMTLTSDLVALCARPAVDLGPDLKYEYFDDDDYRAAAASLLGRRPDSEGEGAVWLFAYGSLIWKPEAQYAEQRRAVIHGWHRSFCMSLTRWRGTPEQPGLMMCLERGGSCEGVVYRLAPSNEVHDLDLLLQRELGSHEALDSVRWVSARTAQGPVPALAFYAHPSRLDTYVGKWPLSKVAHNLARACGHLGSAAEYLQQTVAKLEELGIRDRNLWALQHLVAEEIVRMREGGMMQESCAVGGG from the coding sequence GTGACGAAGGCGCCGAAACGGCGCGTCATGACGCTCACCTCAGATCTGGTCGCGCTCTGCGCCAGGCCCGCCGTGGATCTGGGCCCCGACCTCAAATATGAATATTTCGACGATGACGACTACCGTGCCGCGGCGGCGTCCCTGCTTGGACGTCGGCCCGACAGCGAAGGCGAAGGCGCCGTATGGCTCTTCGCCTACGGATCGCTGATCTGGAAGCCGGAAGCGCAATATGCCGAGCAGCGGCGCGCCGTCATCCATGGCTGGCACCGGTCTTTCTGCATGTCGCTGACACGCTGGCGCGGCACGCCCGAGCAGCCCGGCCTCATGATGTGCCTCGAGCGCGGCGGCAGTTGCGAAGGCGTCGTCTATCGCCTCGCCCCCAGCAACGAGGTACATGACCTCGATCTCCTGTTGCAGCGCGAGCTCGGCAGCCATGAGGCGCTCGACAGCGTGCGCTGGGTATCGGCGCGCACCGCGCAAGGCCCTGTCCCGGCGCTTGCCTTCTACGCCCATCCCTCGCGCCTAGACACCTATGTCGGCAAATGGCCCTTGAGCAAAGTGGCGCACAATCTCGCCCGCGCCTGCGGACATCTGGGCTCGGCGGCTGAATATCTTCAGCAGACGGTCGCGAAGCTGGAAGAGCTCGGCATCCGCGACCGCAATCTCTGGGCGCTCCAACATCTGGTGGCGGAGGAGATTGTGCGGATGAGGGAGGGCGGGATGATGCAGGAATCATGCGCCGTCGGTGGAGGTTGA
- a CDS encoding amidohydrolase family protein, with protein MAVLRLVSAAGCAAAIGLLLCIGFAGPALAEDFDIDVPGLEPTVAPVAEGVTLFENVRVFDGSSPDLSPPSNVLVRGNIIERISAAKIDAGAGARIIAGDGRVLMPGLIDSHWHAIMAATPQPVMMSADPSYVHYRAAREAEATLMRGFTTIRDLGGPTFGLKRAIDEGIIPGPRIYPSGAFISQTSGHGDFRFLFELPRQPGGPLSYTERVGIAAIADSPDEVRLRVREQLRNGASQIKLMAGGGVSSPHNPIESLQFTPAEMRAAVEAASDWGTYVTVHAYTSAAVRRALDAGVKCIDHGQLIDDATAKLIKEKDVWWSLQPLSYDAEVFARMSPVSQKKALEVFAGTENAYKMAVKYDIKTVFGADILFDPVAASRQGSYLAMLSRWMTPAQALKSATANAGELLALSGFINPYPGKLGVVQEGALADLLLVDGNPLADLNLVSDPQKNFVVIMKDGRIFKDGLSK; from the coding sequence ATGGCCGTTCTTCGACTTGTCTCAGCCGCCGGATGCGCCGCCGCCATCGGCCTTCTTCTGTGCATCGGTTTTGCCGGGCCCGCTCTCGCGGAAGACTTCGACATCGACGTTCCGGGACTCGAACCGACGGTCGCACCCGTTGCCGAGGGTGTTACGCTCTTCGAGAATGTACGGGTCTTCGACGGGAGCTCTCCCGATCTTTCGCCGCCTTCGAACGTGCTGGTGCGAGGCAATATCATCGAGCGCATCTCCGCGGCCAAGATCGACGCCGGCGCTGGGGCGCGGATCATCGCCGGCGACGGCCGCGTCCTGATGCCGGGTCTCATCGACTCGCATTGGCATGCCATCATGGCGGCGACGCCGCAGCCGGTCATGATGAGTGCCGATCCGTCCTATGTGCATTATCGCGCCGCGCGCGAGGCCGAAGCGACTTTGATGCGCGGCTTCACGACTATCCGCGACCTCGGCGGTCCGACTTTCGGCCTCAAGCGGGCGATCGATGAAGGCATCATTCCGGGGCCGCGCATCTATCCCTCCGGCGCCTTCATCTCGCAAACCTCAGGGCATGGCGATTTCCGCTTCCTGTTCGAGCTGCCGCGCCAGCCGGGCGGCCCCTTGAGCTACACCGAGCGGGTGGGCATTGCCGCCATCGCCGACAGTCCCGACGAGGTGCGCCTGCGCGTGCGCGAGCAGCTCCGCAATGGCGCAAGCCAGATCAAGCTGATGGCGGGCGGCGGCGTCAGCTCGCCGCATAACCCGATCGAGTCCCTGCAGTTCACCCCGGCCGAAATGCGGGCCGCCGTCGAAGCGGCGTCCGACTGGGGGACCTATGTCACGGTCCATGCCTATACATCGGCCGCCGTCCGCCGCGCCCTCGATGCCGGCGTCAAATGCATCGATCATGGCCAGCTGATCGACGATGCGACCGCGAAACTGATCAAGGAGAAGGACGTCTGGTGGAGCCTCCAGCCCCTGAGCTATGACGCGGAGGTGTTCGCGCGCATGAGCCCGGTGTCGCAGAAGAAGGCTCTTGAGGTCTTCGCCGGAACGGAAAACGCCTACAAGATGGCGGTGAAATATGACATCAAGACGGTCTTTGGCGCCGACATCCTTTTTGATCCGGTCGCCGCCAGCCGCCAGGGCAGCTATCTCGCCATGCTGTCCAGGTGGATGACGCCCGCCCAGGCGCTCAAATCCGCGACAGCGAATGCCGGCGAACTGCTGGCGCTCTCAGGCTTCATCAATCCCTATCCGGGAAAGCTCGGCGTCGTGCAGGAGGGTGCGCTGGCCGATCTGCTTCTCGTCGACGGCAATCCGCTGGCGGATCTCAATCTGGTGTCCGATCCGCAAAAGAACTTCGTCGTGATCATGAAGGATGGAAGAATATTCAAGGACGGCTTATCCAAATAA
- a CDS encoding ABC transporter substrate-binding protein: MLKTAAAFGLAAFAAAAGQSRAEAAELTLCWAAWDPANALVELSKDFEKQSGITMKFEFVPWPNFADRMLNELNSGGKLCDLLIGDSQWIGGAAENGNYVKLNDFFDKEGIKMADFAPATVYAYSTWPKGTPNYWALPAMGDANGWFYRKDWFAKPELQAEFKSKYNRDLSVPKTWDELKQVAEFFQGREIDGKKVYGAAIFTERASEGITMGATSALYSFGFKYETEPGSYRMEGAVNSEDAVKGLEFYKSLYKCCTPPGYTDSYMGEGLDAFKSGQVAMMMNWFAFMPGMYKDEKVGGEHVGFFVNPAQKVAASTLGGQGISVVSNTDNMDGALAYIKWFAQPEVQKKWWSLGGYSCLNAVLNDPSFKDSQPFAGQFLEAMGGVQDFWQEPAYASLLQAMQKRLHDYVVADQGTAKEALDKLIADWTEVFKEEGKISN, from the coding sequence ATGCTGAAGACTGCAGCGGCGTTCGGTCTTGCCGCTTTCGCCGCCGCCGCCGGCCAGTCGAGGGCCGAAGCGGCTGAGCTGACTTTGTGCTGGGCGGCCTGGGATCCGGCCAATGCGCTGGTCGAGCTGTCCAAGGATTTCGAGAAACAGTCGGGCATCACGATGAAGTTCGAATTCGTGCCCTGGCCCAATTTCGCCGACCGCATGCTCAACGAGCTCAATTCGGGCGGCAAGCTCTGCGATCTGCTGATCGGCGATTCGCAATGGATCGGCGGCGCCGCCGAGAACGGCAATTACGTGAAGCTCAATGATTTCTTCGACAAGGAAGGGATCAAGATGGCGGACTTCGCGCCCGCCACCGTCTATGCCTATTCGACCTGGCCCAAGGGCACGCCCAATTACTGGGCGCTGCCGGCGATGGGCGACGCCAATGGCTGGTTCTACCGCAAGGACTGGTTCGCCAAGCCGGAGCTCCAGGCCGAGTTCAAGAGCAAATACAACCGCGATCTCAGCGTCCCCAAAACCTGGGACGAACTCAAGCAGGTGGCGGAGTTCTTCCAGGGCCGCGAGATCGACGGCAAGAAGGTCTATGGCGCGGCGATCTTCACCGAGCGGGCGTCGGAAGGCATCACCATGGGCGCCACCTCGGCGCTTTATTCCTTCGGTTTCAAATATGAGACAGAGCCCGGCTCCTACCGGATGGAAGGGGCGGTCAATTCCGAGGACGCCGTCAAGGGCCTCGAATTCTACAAGTCCCTCTACAAATGCTGCACGCCGCCGGGCTACACCGACAGCTATATGGGCGAGGGGCTCGATGCCTTCAAATCGGGCCAGGTCGCCATGATGATGAACTGGTTCGCCTTCATGCCCGGCATGTACAAGGACGAGAAGGTCGGCGGTGAACATGTCGGCTTCTTCGTTAACCCGGCGCAGAAGGTCGCCGCCTCGACGCTGGGCGGGCAGGGCATCTCGGTCGTCTCCAACACCGACAACATGGATGGCGCGCTTGCTTACATCAAATGGTTCGCGCAGCCCGAGGTGCAGAAGAAATGGTGGTCGCTGGGCGGCTATTCCTGCCTCAATGCGGTGCTGAACGATCCTTCCTTCAAGGACTCGCAGCCTTTCGCCGGCCAGTTCCTCGAGGCGATGGGCGGCGTCCAGGACTTCTGGCAGGAGCCGGCCTATGCCTCGCTCCTCCAGGCCATGCAGAAGCGCCTGCATGACTATGTCGTCGCCGATCAGGGCACGGCCAAGGAGGCGCTCGACAAGCTGATCGCCGACTGGACCGAGGTCTTCAAGGAAGAAGGCAAGATCAGCAACTAG
- a CDS encoding carbohydrate ABC transporter permease, protein MARRMRGLSDKAIAWVFIAPTIVLLLVINIFPLIWTIYLSFTNYQANRPNRPITYVGTRWYQDILSSPDVWAAMQATAHFVFWTILLQTLIGFGLAYLIDRKFRGHAFWTTIILIPMMLSPAVVGNFWKFLYQPQIGLFNTVVSFFTGIEPSSFEMLGSVHLSPWSIIIVDTWMWTPYVMLICLAGLRSIPDYIYEAAEVDRASPWRQFWSITLPMALPFIMLAVLFRGIENFKMFDMVNLLTGGGPGSTTEVASITLKREAFEKWRTGYSSAFAIILFVAVFGLANIYVKALNRVKQR, encoded by the coding sequence ATGGCCCGGCGCATGCGCGGCCTCTCCGACAAGGCGATCGCCTGGGTCTTCATTGCGCCGACCATCGTCCTCCTCCTGGTGATCAACATCTTTCCGCTGATCTGGACGATCTATCTCTCCTTCACCAACTACCAGGCGAACCGTCCCAACCGGCCGATCACTTATGTCGGCACCAGATGGTATCAGGACATATTGAGCTCGCCCGATGTGTGGGCGGCGATGCAGGCGACCGCGCATTTCGTCTTCTGGACCATCCTGCTGCAGACGCTTATCGGCTTCGGCCTCGCCTATCTCATCGACCGTAAGTTCCGCGGCCACGCCTTCTGGACGACCATCATCCTCATCCCGATGATGCTGTCGCCGGCGGTGGTCGGCAATTTCTGGAAGTTCCTCTATCAGCCGCAGATCGGGCTCTTCAACACCGTCGTCTCGTTCTTCACCGGCATCGAGCCGTCGTCCTTCGAGATGCTGGGCTCGGTTCATCTGTCGCCCTGGTCGATCATCATCGTCGATACCTGGATGTGGACGCCCTATGTGATGCTGATCTGCCTCGCGGGCTTAAGATCCATCCCCGACTACATCTATGAGGCGGCCGAGGTCGACCGCGCCTCGCCGTGGCGGCAATTCTGGTCGATCACGCTGCCCATGGCGCTGCCCTTCATCATGCTCGCCGTGCTGTTCCGCGGCATCGAGAATTTCAAGATGTTCGACATGGTCAATCTCCTGACCGGCGGCGGACCCGGATCGACCACCGAAGTCGCCTCGATCACGCTCAAGCGCGAGGCTTTCGAGAAGTGGCGCACCGGCTATTCCTCGGCCTTCGCCATCATCCTTTTCGTCGCCGTCTTCGGCCTCGCCAATATCTATGTGAAGGCGCTCAACCGGGTGAAGCAGAGATGA
- a CDS encoding ABC transporter ATP-binding protein, which yields MAEIRVENLNKSFGEFTAVRDESFTVPDASFFCLLGPSGCGKTTTLRMIAGLELPTAGRILLGGEDVAFKRASARDIAFVFQLFALYPHMNVRRNIGFPLLCQGVAAAEIKARVEETAKLLRIDQLLDKPVSGLAGGDRQRVALGRAIVRRPLAFLMDEPLGTLDTEFRDLMCAELRGLHERIKATTVYVTHDQLEAMSMADRIAIMNKGRIEQLGSPQEIYDRPATIFVADFVGSPAMNLIEVGGGLAKGARILALADAIIAIPELREDAPAEDLVLGARPEHIRFDDASSYRGEVFGSEYLGTLQIVTVKVPQGRLKVKLPASQVVRSGEQVGLNFLADRLSLFDKDSGRALRSALHDVR from the coding sequence ATGGCCGAGATCCGCGTCGAGAATCTGAACAAGTCCTTCGGCGAATTCACCGCCGTCAGGGATGAGAGCTTCACCGTCCCCGACGCCTCCTTCTTCTGCCTGCTGGGGCCTTCGGGCTGCGGCAAGACGACGACGCTCCGCATGATCGCCGGCCTCGAGCTGCCGACAGCGGGGCGCATCCTGCTCGGCGGCGAGGATGTCGCCTTCAAGCGCGCCTCAGCACGCGACATCGCCTTCGTGTTCCAGCTCTTCGCGCTCTACCCGCATATGAATGTGCGCCGTAATATCGGCTTCCCGCTTCTGTGCCAGGGCGTTGCCGCAGCTGAGATCAAAGCGCGCGTCGAGGAGACGGCGAAACTGCTGCGCATCGATCAGCTTCTCGACAAGCCGGTATCGGGCCTCGCCGGTGGCGACCGCCAGCGCGTGGCGCTCGGGCGCGCCATCGTGCGCCGCCCGCTCGCCTTCCTGATGGACGAGCCGCTCGGCACGCTCGACACCGAATTCCGCGACCTCATGTGCGCGGAGCTGCGGGGGCTGCATGAGCGCATCAAGGCGACCACCGTCTATGTGACGCATGACCAGCTCGAGGCGATGTCGATGGCCGACCGCATCGCCATCATGAACAAAGGCCGGATCGAGCAGCTGGGCTCGCCGCAGGAAATCTATGACCGCCCGGCCACGATCTTCGTCGCCGATTTCGTGGGTTCGCCGGCGATGAATCTGATCGAGGTCGGGGGCGGGCTGGCCAAAGGCGCCAGGATACTCGCGCTGGCCGATGCTATCATCGCCATCCCGGAATTGCGCGAGGATGCGCCGGCCGAGGATCTGGTTCTGGGCGCGAGGCCCGAGCATATCCGCTTCGACGACGCGTCCAGCTATCGCGGCGAAGTGTTCGGCAGCGAATATCTCGGCACCTTGCAGATCGTGACGGTGAAGGTGCCGCAGGGCCGGCTCAAGGTGAAGCTGCCGGCGAGCCAGGTGGTGCGCAGCGGCGAGCAGGTGGGCTTGAACTTCCTTGCCGACCGCCTGTCGTTGTTCGACAAAGATTCCGGCCGCGCGCTCAGATCTGCTTTGCATGATGTGCGATGA
- a CDS encoding ABC transporter ATP-binding protein, which produces MADIALRNVTKRFKSVTAVDGLTLDIADGEFTVLLGPTGAGKTTTLRIVAGLETPDQGEVWIDGRNARGLAPAARDVTFVFQQYSLYPHLSVFDNLAFPLRSPARGIPEPEIRRRVEEVAGLLRIGHKLASKSTQLSGGEMQRVAIGRALVRRPSVYLMDEPLSSLDAKLRADLRLELKRIQQELGATILYVTHDQIEAMTMANRIGVIDKGRLIQLGSPRQIYEDPDSVYVAQRFGQPQINLLPAGLLPNGALPRGAATVGARTEHLGLRKDGAGQAQVEWVEHLGDQNHLHLRLGEHRITTLTPPDTMFKSGDLVAVELMKPLYFDAQGQRLRGAP; this is translated from the coding sequence ATGGCTGACATCGCGCTCCGCAACGTAACCAAGCGGTTCAAATCGGTCACCGCCGTCGACGGCCTTACCCTCGATATCGCCGACGGCGAGTTCACCGTGCTCTTAGGTCCGACGGGGGCCGGCAAGACGACGACCTTGCGTATCGTCGCCGGTCTCGAGACGCCCGATCAGGGCGAGGTGTGGATCGATGGCCGCAATGCGCGAGGCCTCGCGCCCGCGGCGCGCGATGTGACCTTCGTGTTCCAGCAATATTCGCTCTATCCGCATTTGAGCGTCTTCGACAATCTGGCCTTCCCCTTGCGCAGCCCGGCGCGGGGTATCCCGGAGCCCGAGATCAGACGGCGCGTCGAGGAGGTGGCGGGACTGCTGCGCATCGGCCATAAGCTCGCCAGCAAATCGACCCAGCTCTCGGGCGGCGAGATGCAGCGCGTCGCCATCGGCCGGGCTCTCGTGCGGCGCCCGTCGGTTTATCTGATGGACGAGCCGCTGTCCTCGCTCGACGCCAAATTGCGCGCCGATCTGAGGTTGGAGCTCAAGCGCATCCAGCAGGAGCTGGGCGCCACCATACTTTATGTGACGCATGACCAGATCGAGGCCATGACCATGGCCAACCGCATCGGCGTGATCGACAAGGGCCGCCTCATCCAGCTAGGCTCGCCGCGCCAGATCTATGAGGACCCGGATTCCGTCTATGTCGCCCAGCGCTTCGGCCAGCCGCAGATCAATCTCCTCCCTGCCGGGCTCCTGCCCAATGGCGCCCTGCCGAGGGGCGCCGCCACGGTCGGCGCGCGCACCGAGCATCTGGGGTTGCGCAAGGATGGAGCCGGGCAAGCCCAGGTGGAATGGGTCGAGCATCTGGGCGATCAGAACCATCTGCATCTGCGCCTCGGCGAGCATCGGATCACCACCTTGACGCCGCCCGATACGATGTTCAAATCCGGTGACCTGGTGGCGGTGGAACTGATGAAACCGCTTTATTTCGACGCCCAGGGCCAAAGACTGAGAGGTGCGCCATGA
- the dhaL gene encoding dihydroxyacetone kinase subunit DhaL: MTPDLGQLLDVAAGRIIAHAEELTTLDSAIGDADHGLNMKRGFEAILADRANILAKPLPEALKAMGMTLVMKVGGASGPLYGTLLLTLGKELPAEPGLADLARALDAAVAAVKARGKADFDNKTMLDVWGPVAQHIGNGTASFDSVRELARSRAEATVPMKALKGRASFLGERSIGHMDPGARSSEVLIAAICDVLEGRE; the protein is encoded by the coding sequence ATGACGCCGGATCTGGGCCAACTGCTCGATGTCGCGGCGGGCCGCATCATCGCCCATGCGGAGGAGCTGACCACGCTCGATTCGGCCATTGGCGATGCCGATCACGGTCTCAATATGAAGCGCGGCTTCGAGGCCATTCTCGCCGACCGGGCGAATATTCTGGCGAAACCCTTGCCCGAGGCGCTGAAAGCCATGGGCATGACGCTGGTGATGAAGGTGGGCGGCGCCTCGGGGCCGCTTTATGGAACCCTGCTTTTGACGCTCGGCAAGGAGCTGCCGGCCGAGCCCGGCCTCGCCGATCTGGCGCGGGCACTCGACGCTGCGGTCGCGGCGGTCAAGGCCCGCGGCAAGGCCGATTTCGACAACAAGACCATGCTTGATGTCTGGGGCCCGGTCGCCCAACATATCGGCAATGGCACGGCGAGCTTCGACAGCGTGCGGGAGCTTGCCCGCAGCCGGGCCGAGGCGACCGTGCCGATGAAGGCGCTCAAGGGGCGGGCGTCCTTCCTGGGCGAGCGCTCGATCGGCCATATGGACCCGGGTGCGCGCTCGAGCGAAGTGCTGATCGCCGCGATATGCGACGTATTGGAGGGAAGAGAATGA
- the dhaM gene encoding dihydroxyacetone kinase phosphoryl donor subunit DhaM — protein MKDKVGIVIVSHSPDVARGTADMVRQMVGEDVPLGFCGGNPEGGLGTDVAKIVKAIEEAWSDKGVAILVDLGGAETNSEMAVEMLDADRQGKVVICNAPIVEGAVMAATEAWGGASLEDVRRTAEELSPQ, from the coding sequence ATGAAGGACAAGGTCGGCATCGTCATCGTCTCGCACTCGCCCGATGTGGCGCGCGGCACTGCTGACATGGTCCGCCAGATGGTGGGCGAGGACGTGCCGCTGGGCTTCTGCGGCGGCAATCCCGAGGGCGGGCTCGGCACCGATGTCGCCAAGATCGTAAAAGCCATCGAGGAAGCCTGGTCGGATAAGGGCGTCGCCATCCTTGTCGATCTCGGCGGTGCGGAGACCAACAGCGAGATGGCGGTCGAGATGCTGGACGCCGATCGGCAGGGCAAGGTCGTGATCTGCAATGCGCCGATCGTCGAGGGTGCGGTGATGGCGGCGACCGAGGCCTGGGGCGGCGCGTCGCTCGAGGATGTCCGGCGCACCGCCGAGGAGCTGTCGCCGCAATGA
- a CDS encoding HPr family phosphocarrier protein, with translation MTAWISNSVPIRHDVGLHARPSVKLTKLAKTFAAVIEIAGEPDGPWINAKSIVKVMAMKAKQDSILYVRAEGADAAAAVAALKELVERDFDEDAAHAASG, from the coding sequence ATGACCGCATGGATCTCCAACTCGGTGCCGATCCGGCATGATGTCGGGCTGCATGCGCGGCCCTCGGTCAAGCTCACCAAGCTTGCGAAGACCTTTGCCGCGGTGATCGAGATCGCGGGTGAGCCCGACGGCCCGTGGATCAATGCCAAGAGCATCGTCAAGGTGATGGCGATGAAGGCGAAGCAGGACTCGATCTTGTATGTGCGCGCCGAGGGCGCCGATGCGGCCGCCGCGGTCGCGGCGCTGAAGGAACTTGTCGAGCGTGATTTCGACGAGGATGCGGCGCATGCGGCAAGCGGTTGA
- the ptsP gene encoding phosphoenolpyruvate--protein phosphotransferase codes for MRQAVELKGKPASDGIFAGPIFFLGATRSGRRVAGDAEAERRALDAAVAAAIAGLTTLVETAPAEGAEMLGFQIALLEDEALLEPAHALIAQGIEADAAWRKTVEAEIVGYELSDDDYFRARAADLKDMRDRVLRALSGESASLAQAGAILIGDDVPPSLFLEADWSKGGAIALSHGSPSSHVAILARGRGVPMVVGLGDIVSAGHAEAVIDGALGLLVLSPDMAQKKLWSKKAEALAAKRAREARFLAEPARLKDGSRIELLINVAGPEELESLDPRFCDGIGLMRSEFLFRDGQKLPDEEMQYSAYRSFLDWAEGRPVTIRTLDIGGDKPIKGFTPEGERNPFLGQRGVRLTLEHVAVFKAQLRALVRAAVHGNLKIMLPMVTIADELDRSAALLDEVMTELTREGIAAKRPPLGIMVEVPAVAVAPELLAKAAFFSIGSNDLTQYVMAAARDEAAVANLSDPAHPAVLSLIANVTRFGREQGIPVSLCGDMASEPRHLKALIAAGLRTLSVSPASIARVKAALADIG; via the coding sequence ATGCGGCAAGCGGTTGAGCTGAAAGGCAAGCCCGCTTCGGACGGCATATTCGCCGGGCCGATCTTCTTTCTGGGCGCGACCCGGAGCGGGCGCCGGGTTGCCGGCGACGCTGAGGCCGAGCGGCGCGCCCTTGACGCGGCGGTCGCGGCGGCCATTGCCGGCCTGACGACGCTGGTCGAGACCGCGCCGGCCGAGGGCGCCGAGATGCTGGGCTTCCAGATCGCACTCCTCGAGGACGAGGCGCTGCTCGAGCCGGCGCACGCCTTGATCGCCCAGGGCATCGAGGCCGACGCGGCCTGGCGCAAGACCGTCGAAGCCGAGATCGTCGGCTATGAACTGTCGGACGATGATTATTTCCGCGCCCGTGCCGCCGATCTGAAAGACATGCGCGACCGCGTGCTGCGCGCCTTGAGCGGCGAGAGTGCGAGCCTGGCGCAGGCCGGCGCGATCCTGATCGGCGATGACGTTCCGCCCTCGCTGTTCCTGGAAGCCGACTGGTCCAAGGGCGGCGCCATCGCGCTAAGCCACGGGAGTCCTTCGAGCCATGTCGCCATCCTGGCGCGCGGGCGCGGCGTGCCGATGGTCGTGGGGCTCGGCGACATCGTAAGTGCCGGCCATGCCGAAGCGGTGATCGACGGGGCACTTGGCCTCCTGGTGCTGAGCCCCGACATGGCGCAGAAGAAGCTGTGGTCGAAGAAGGCCGAGGCGCTGGCGGCAAAGCGCGCCCGCGAGGCCCGCTTCCTCGCCGAGCCGGCGCGCCTCAAGGATGGCAGCCGGATCGAGCTTCTGATCAATGTCGCGGGGCCTGAGGAGCTCGAAAGCCTCGATCCCCGTTTCTGCGACGGCATCGGTCTCATGCGCTCGGAGTTCCTGTTTCGCGACGGCCAGAAGCTGCCCGACGAGGAGATGCAGTACAGCGCCTATCGCAGCTTCCTTGACTGGGCCGAGGGCCGGCCCGTCACCATCCGCACCCTCGATATCGGCGGCGACAAGCCGATCAAGGGATTTACGCCGGAAGGCGAGCGCAATCCGTTTCTGGGTCAACGCGGCGTGCGCCTGACACTCGAGCATGTCGCGGTATTCAAGGCGCAGCTGCGCGCTCTGGTGCGCGCCGCCGTCCACGGCAATCTCAAGATCATGCTGCCGATGGTCACCATCGCGGACGAGCTCGACCGCTCGGCGGCGCTGCTCGACGAGGTGATGACCGAGCTAACGCGGGAAGGCATCGCGGCGAAACGCCCGCCGCTCGGCATCATGGTGGAGGTGCCGGCCGTCGCAGTGGCGCCGGAGCTCCTGGCGAAAGCCGCGTTCTTCTCGATCGGCTCCAACGACCTGACCCAATATGTCATGGCGGCGGCGCGCGATGAGGCGGCGGTCGCGAACTTAAGCGATCCGGCGCATCCGGCGGTGCTCAGCCTCATCGCCAATGTGACGCGCTTTGGCCGCGAGCAGGGCATTCCGGTGAGTCTCTGCGGCGACATGGCGAGCGAGCCCCGGCATCTCAAGGCGCTGATCGCGGCAGGACTCAGAACGCTGTCGGTCTCGCCCGCATCCATCGCGCGCGTCAAGGCCGCTCTGGCGGATATCGGCTGA